Proteins from a single region of Hordeum vulgare subsp. vulgare chromosome 6H, MorexV3_pseudomolecules_assembly, whole genome shotgun sequence:
- the LOC123404603 gene encoding protein SAR DEFICIENT 1-like: MSVRRPRGEEEDDEQGSGEDYHQQRHGPRRIRPVAPLSFKSMVGRAITADAIQQIAISLEPVIRRVVREEIQNIFSQHDHLPHRSLPLHIQAIDVSPWLKLSFTKKLMLPIFTNNKLVDASKSAIEIRLIDTRTNHHITQTETIEGTSTMKLEVLVLDGDFSCEDDMEWTDDQFNAAIVKSREGRRPLLVGSTLNVVMNNQGVAVINDVAFTDNSSWIRSRKFRIVVRVIGAFYYRRRIQEAVSESFTVKDHRGELYKKHYPPLLTDNIWRLKNIGKDGPIDKRLESEGVKNVQDLLKLETIHPDKLKNLVGMSDRQWRTTLNHAKTCNMGRKCYIFKYEGCDLIFNPIGEILAARIGGQTCSLQQLHHQQMVQVKQLASTAYEQWDHLEEVVVNDTELVTYEGLSPFPPEKPGSSCTLASNESIINSGSQSVEYLGKFVSRTVTSNVTMSSNNNNSLDSMVAIAASDSMYCIPSMAVDDDHFTWNNSTNLGCWDQVD; encoded by the exons ATGTCTGTGCGAAGGCCACggggtgaagaagaagacgacgagcaGGGGAGCGGAGAGGACTATCATCAGCAACGGCACGGCCCGAGGCGGATACGGCCGGTGGCGCCACTCTCCTTCAAATC CATGGTCGGAAGAGCCATCACAGCGGACGCTATCCAGCAAATCGCCATCAGTTTGGAACCGGTTATCCGTAGGGTG GTACGAGAGGAAATTCAGAATATCTTTTCTCAGCACGATCACTTACCTCACAG GTCTCTCCCTTTACACATCCAAGCGATCGATGTCTCACCTTGGTTGAAGCTTTCATTTACCAAGAAGCTCATGCTACCGATCTTTACGAACAATAAGCTTGTTGATGCCAGCAAGAGCGCAATTGAAATCCGGCTGATAGATACTAGAACCAACCACCATATCACTCAAACAGAAACTATAGAAGGCACTTCAACAATGAAGCTCGAGGTACTTGTCCTAGATGGTGATTTCAGTTGCGAAGATGACATGGAGTGGACGGATGATCAGTTCAATGCTGCAATTGTGAAGTCTAGAGAGGGTAGGAGACCACTTCTTGTGGGTAGTACACTCAATGTAGTAATGAACAATCAAGGAGTGGCCGTGattaatgatgtggctttcacCGATAATTCAAGCTGGATAAGGAGCCGTAAGTTCCGGATCGTTGTTCGTGTCATCGGAGCTTTCTATTATAGGCGAAGGATTCAGGAGGCAGTGAGTGAAAGCTTCACAGTGAAAGATCATCGAGGCGAAT TGTACAAGAAGCATTACCCGCCACTCTTGACTGACAATATATGGAGGCTCAAAAACATCGGAAAAGATGGGCCGATTGACAAGAGATTGGAGTCCGAGGGTGTAAAAAATGTTCAAGACCTCCTGAAGCTTGAAACCATTCATCCGGATAAGCTAAAAAAT CTCGTTGGCATGTCAGATCGGCAATGGAGGACAACACTCAATCATGCAAAAACGTGTAATATGGGACGAAAATGCTACATCTTCAAATATGAAGGGTGTGATCTTATATTCAACCCTATAGGAGAGATTTTAGCAGCCAGAATTGGAGGCCAGACATGTTCTTTGCAACAACTACACCATCAACAAATG GTCCAAGTGAAGCAACTCGCCTCAACAGCATACGAGCAATGGGATCATTTAGAGGAAGTGGTGGTAAATGATACAGAACTTGTTACATATGAAGGCTTGTCACCGTTTCCTCCGGAAAAACCTGGTTCGTCATGTACACTAGCGAGTAATGAAAGCATCATCAACTCAGGGTCTCAAAGTGTTGAGTATCTTGGCAAGTTCGTATCTAGAACAGTAACCTCCAATGTTACAATGTCGTCTAATAACAACAACTCCTTAGATTCTATGGTAGCTATCGCAGCTAGTGATTCTATGTATTGTATACCTAGCATGGCCGTTGACGACGATCACTTCACATGGAACAACTCTACAAACCTCGGTTGTTGGGATCAAGTTGACTAA